From the Helianthus annuus cultivar XRQ/B chromosome 17, HanXRQr2.0-SUNRISE, whole genome shotgun sequence genome, the window GATACTTTTATACCCATGCTTCCTAAACCCTTAGCGTATGTCGCATGGCCCGTTTATTGGTTCTTCCAAGGTGCTTATCTTATGGGCTTGTGGGTCATCGGCCACGAATGCGGTCATCATGGGTTTAGTGAATACCCATGGCTTAACGATACCATCGGGTTCATCGTCCACTCGTTGATCCTCACTCCATACTTTGGATTCAAATACAGCCACCGCACCCACCATGCCAACACCAACTCCATCGAATACGACGAGGTTTGGATCCCCAAACGCAAGTCGGATAAACTCTATTCCGAGATCCTAAACAACCCAACCGGAGCATTCCTTGTGTTCGTGTTCAAGATCGTTCTCGGCTTCCCCTTGTACTTCGTGTTCAATCTTTACGGAAGGAAATACGAGAAGGGAATCACTAGCCACTTCTACCCATACAGTCCTATCTTCAACGACAGCGAACGCTTTCAGATTTTCCTAACCGATCTAGGCGTTTTCGCCACTTGCTACGCTGTGTACCGCGCCGCAGCCATCATGGGCACACAATGGGTGATCAACATTTACGGAATGCCCATCCTTTTCATGAGTGGCTTCTTCATCTTACTCACATACCTACACCACACTCACCCATCCATCCCTCACTACGACTCAACCGAATGGGACTGGCTTCGAGGTGCTCTAGCCACAGTCGATAGAAACTTCGGATTCTTGAACCATGCTTTCCATGATGTAACCCGAACCCACACCGTTCACCATCTTTTCCCAACAATCCCACATTACCATACCTTTGAGGCTAGGGAAGCTGTGAAGCCTATTTTGGGTGAATACTATAAGTACGATGATACACCCATTCTAGAGGCCATTTGGAGAGAGACAAAGGATTGCATTTTCATTGAAGCTGATGAGGTTAATGGAGAGAAAAAGGGTATCTACTGGTTTCACAAATAAGCAAATTGAGTCACCAAAAGGATATGATAATTAACATATCAAAAATCATTGTTCGAATATATATTAATATGTTTCCTCCTTGGTTTTACCTTATATAATAAATGATATAAGCTAAATTTCTGATTGCTTTGGCTTTGGCTTTAGCTTTTGCTACCACTATTGTAACAATATCTATACAATGTTTCTTTAGATGCTTGTTTTAACCATAATACTACTATAATATAATAATGACTAAAAAAGTAAAATTTGTCCATCATTCTTTTTAGAATCTTTTAAAGaagagtaaattatgatttttgcCCCTGTACTTATATCATTTTTACTTTTTTAgaccaaaaataattttttaacatctgacccctaacatctttttttctaactcttttggcccctaacgtctttttttctaacccttttggcccctaacatttaatggatgaggttagtgttataggccaaaagggttagaaaaaaagacgttgggactcagatgttaaaaaattcttttttagactaaaagggtaaaagtgatatgagtacatgggccaaaatcgtaatttactctttagaGAATGATTCAAAGTTGTCTTATACtcttattatatataataataattttaatgaCTAAAAAGTAAAATTTGTCCATCATTCTTTTTAGAATCTTTTAAAGAATGATTCAAAGTTGT encodes:
- the LOC110868684 gene encoding delta(12) fatty acid desaturase DES8.11, which gives rise to MGAGGRMNVANTTDDKPLAHKRVPVSKPPFELSDLKKAIPPHCWKRSLVRSFAAVFRDFIIIGALYYLADTFIPMLPKPLAYVAWPVYWFFQGAYLMGLWVIGHECGHHGFSEYPWLNDTIGFIVHSLILTPYFGFKYSHRTHHANTNSIEYDEVWIPKRKSDKLYSEILNNPTGAFLVFVFKIVLGFPLYFVFNLYGRKYEKGITSHFYPYSPIFNDSERFQIFLTDLGVFATCYAVYRAAAIMGTQWVINIYGMPILFMSGFFILLTYLHHTHPSIPHYDSTEWDWLRGALATVDRNFGFLNHAFHDVTRTHTVHHLFPTIPHYHTFEAREAVKPILGEYYKYDDTPILEAIWRETKDCIFIEADEVNGEKKGIYWFHK